acgcACTTTGGCGGGATAAAACAAAGGAAATACAATTGTTAGCGCCCAGCAATTATTCAGGGGCTCctgaataaaaattcttattaatgtagaaaaaaaatataatgctGCTtgacaataaaattaaattacaatcaGGATTATTGCAGTGAGTTGCTTTTAGGACGAAAAAATCTGTACGTTTCACGTACAATGGTTTGTTTACTGATACTTTATATTCGAATGGTGATTGAATTATCGTGCGGGcgtaaaacaaaaaaatattttcgtccTTGTTGCACTCTTACAAAAGTTTGCTTTCTTTTCTCGTTGAAATAACATATCTCTACAAAAATgacatttcttcttttatatgTAATCAGTTCCACATGCCGACAATAATGGGACAAAACACGTCCCATTTGGCATGCACATTGTATACcttaaaaataataagtaataacagataattacaatattacacTAAACATATCCCCGCACTTTTCAATCTATTTATCGTCATTATTATAATACTTAACAATTTGCATCTGCTTTTTTCCCTTTACACACTACCACGTGGCCTATACTCGATGACTCAAAGGAAATTCAAATTCCAACCTAATTTCAAGCGCTTCGAATTCTATACATAACAATTGTTAAAATTGATAACAAATATTTgagtatttaattaattaattaaaaacaactTTTGCTGCGAAATGAacaaaacaagaaaaataGGACAGCTAAGCGACCCAAAAACTTAAACATACAATTGCACATAAATTTTACGTTATTACAATTAACGAGAATATAATTCACGCATAACAAAGGAATCGCCTAAAACATCTTAAATGTTCAACAAATAAGAATAGGCCACGTGTCaattatatttgtaaaaaagaaaagaaaaacataatATACATGGATTTctatataaatattacattactaattatatttatatatatatatatgaacaTGGCTCAGTGTATATGCAACCCGTTCTATAAACTATTGATCAAGTATTAACAGTAGATTCCAGCGtaatattttccaaattaaaaataaagctTAAAGTACTACATAATTTTCCACAGTTCGAAAATTGTTAACATTTTACTTTCAAAAATGTGTATTATCATAGACAtgttaaaatatgtataaatttccttttttatgatacatatgtatgtacatacagtATACTGTAATACCTTAGTAATGGAATCTTCTGCTAATTTAGTCCTTagtttataaaacattttgtatGTCATACTGGAGTGATGCCAAATGTAAATACAGGTGGCTTTGAGTTATGAATTGTGACaatacaatgtaatatttaacattaaaCTTGCACGTATGCTTATACACGCATACTTGTACTGGCAGTGAGCATAGCTCCCCTCAATACTCTGGCATTATGGAGTTCTTATCACAGAGATATCAATGTTTggtactttcttttttaacaattCCACCTTCGTACTAAAAACTGTAACCATTTACTCCAGTAAGATCTGTTTCACTAAAACCGAGCCTCTCAAGGTGATCAATACTACTCGTCAGCaattaaatatatgtaatattacatttttatgttCCTCTAAGATTATGAATCGCAAATCCGACTCAACGCTTTTGTACTTGAATTTAATGTGTTGCCGTGATCATATTTTTGACTCTCAAAAGTTTAACTTAGCTGACAAACTTTAATCATTTgcgaaaattttattatgatGAACGTTATGGCCTCTTGTTGCAAAACAATTCTAGTATTTaaatcataaaattattatttgacaAGAAGGATATTGTTGTATGTATATTGCAGCATATTGAAGAATATTATTGCATATTGTAGTATGTAAGAAGGGGCCTTAACGCAATCATTCAAAACGTAAATTCAATTTCGTTGCGTTagatttttgtaataaaatttaattttacagaGTAAATAAACTGTATGAATTCTTTAGAAAAATTACAGTGCAATATTTTTACTGTTTTTCGTTCTCTATTTATAAAATgacaagaaaaattatttaaataagtaACTTAAATATTCCATAATAATAGAAATCTAACGACGACAAAATTGAGCAATTacgtattttaatattacttttTGCCATTGGAAGCTTGTTACGcaaagaaaagaacaaaattTCTCTTTAGACTGTTGTCAGTCTTGCTAATTTTGGCAAGAAATTGGAATTGatttttgcataaatattcGACGCAATCAGAAAATCTTACGACATATAAAACGTGCACAACATCGAAATTTAATCCCTTAAAAGGACAAAAATAAATtgcttgaaaaaaaaagatttactTTTGATGACAGTGACGTAGGCTTCGGAAAAAATCAACGCGTTCgattattactttttaatttgttaagaAATCTAATTTTTCGTAATTTTTGgaacaataaaattatatgttaaGTATCATTCTacttattttgaataaaataatttctcaaCAAATTTGTGCTTTCTAAAGTAAgaacaaaatttaaatgttaaacgtaaattaaaaaataatttagttTCGAAAACGTCGTTTCAAGGCCTTTGATGCTAGTAGCGCCACAGTGACTCGCGATCTTCATTATTTTGTCGCTAattcatagtaatttataCATGCACACGCACACACACGTATCTAACATACATATAACATGAAATACGAAAACGTTACACAGAGCACGCCAGCTAAATATCATATCAAAGAAAACAATGTCTTCCAGTAACACAAACCCAAAGATCTATTTAGAAATAGAATGAACTTTTAAACTTGAAAATTACATGATCTTTGGATTtgttcattttaaattttctatatttaaaaatctgaGGTTACtttcatattttctaaattgatTAAATAGAATGTTGTTTGTGTAACCATTTCTaagttataaattttgtatcatTTTTGCAACTAACagttttttattactttagtAGTCGCAGATTTTGTTCGTTTTGATTAAAACACAAATATTGAGAAGTGAAGAAGGATTGATCGCTGGCAAGCTCTAACTGTAAGTATGTTACAATGTTCACCCTGAGGCAtgtgtaaataattttcagaatCAGTTGAATAACGAGGTCACTATCACACATTTACTGGACTGTAAAATGTTTTGGATTATTCTTTCACAACAGTAAATTTACTGGACATTGTGCCATTGGTTTGTTTAAGGCTTACAGAGGAAATTCTTCAGTGCaatttttgattttcttcAAACTTTCATTATTTAGAACGACAAGAGATTATTGTCAATTTGATTGTTTGAATCAAATATTCTTTGTTACTTGAATCACACTGAAAGTAATATCATTGCATAGTTTCTTTTATGTTTCTTGTGTTTTGTTCCCAAATGtttaaaagtttaaaaaaaatcaaattccAAAGATGATAAAACCATTTACATAGTTTGGCAATGAAACTAATTCAGATCGTAAAACTTTGCAGTGAAACTCCACAACAATGTAATTGTGTTATTTGTGTGGAATAAAACTTTTTAGTTAGTTAGCGATGGGCATTCAGTTCTTATTTTTGTCTTAAAATACACAAACTTCTTTAAGAATCTTGAATGCAGTAAAAATACTGCATCTATGATAAAACTATTGTCTGTGAAAATGATTTCCAGTTTcatgtttcaaaatttcaaatttattaacaCTTCGATAAATCCTAATGTTaatcattcaaattttttaagcCCATCACTATTTTAAATGTGTACGCTAGTCCTGCACATTTCTCCATGTACCAAAGTACCACTGttttttcagttttttttaatttctttgcTATGAAGCTTTCGCAAACTGTATAACAGAGTTCTGCCGCTGTGCAGCGATGAGGCCACTCCTCTCACTTTCCATCGActctaatatttttttacaccgcTTCCGTGGTGGAAGAATCAATGTTTCCCTTACAGGAATCGCCAAATCAAGAGGATCCGGCGAAGGTACAGGACTCACAGGGTTACTACTAGGAGGAGTTAAAATTGGTTCTCTTTCAACCCTAATTCCATACTCTCTTTGCCGTTCTTCCTCGACTGCTTCAAGCGCAGCTTCCACTCGCCTACGAGCATCGTTTCCTGGTAAATTCAGAAGTGAAGAGCAATCGCTAACAAAATCATTGGTCTGAATTCCAAAACCAGCGTATGTCGGAGAAACTTCTGGATACAGAAACAAATGAGGCTGTTCGACAGGAGCCACAGATGTTGATTGGAAAGATCTGTCTTCACCTGGCACTAGAAGTGGTTGCGAATACTGCTCTCTGGAGTATATGTAATATGGGAATTCCTGTGGAGTGTCATAAGTAATAATGTCGTCACTTGGTTCTTCAGTCCTTTGGTTCTCCTTATCACTGGCAGTATTTGCACTGTTGGCTTGAGAAATCTCAATCTCTGGCTCAATCAGAGAGTTTCGAGGAGAACCATTAACAGATAATTCTGTATGGGTTTTAATGTGCATTTCCACTGTTTTCTTTGAACCAAATGTCTCATCACACGATGTACACTTATAAACTTTCTCACCATAGTGGGCAAcctgaaatattaattatattgttttaatataattaaaacaatgttTTAAACacaataaaatttgtacaaaataatggtgtaaattttataatatttaaaactaataattatattaaatgtttctaaattaatctTAATATTAACATCTACAAggttagaattttgaaaattcatcCTTCCCGCCATTTTCTTTAGGGAAGCACATGTGGTGCTTGGTACTGTTGTACATACAATCtaaattaagggggtagacacggtacgtgacctctccgattcgggacgtcggtattacagtagttttttcgttgggcctggtgaagccacttgcgtgttttgttacgaatttgaaaggtttaattcttagctagcgtgcgcgcaacacgatctaggaaggcaacagcgcctcaagtatttttacaaatacattcaaacgctcatctcaccagaggcatcgcgacgatacgcctgaaaaacgaaagcgaaacattggcgcgtgtttagagtgagatgtgcGGTGATCATACTATCCTTCTTTTAacctaaatgatagaattgtcctgctccgataaattctgactgaccaaacgcgtggattttatgTAGCGCACCGTAGCACCTCTCGctgatgaaaaatatatgcctaatctgaagaaccgaaggaacgtgctatctgagaataattttcagaaaaagTTAGTaacttctttaaataaatgttttttaattaataaaagtatacaggatacgtcatgcaattgggacgggttatatcttgaatttggtaagagataggaaaaagctgtttatgtaaaagttcaatggtatgataatgtctatttttctgtgatttcatttactTCGTGAATACAACGGTgtactcaaaaaatgcaaacccactttttatttaaatggaattgcattttttttttacttgtgtcagctccttgaaacattttgcataaaaaagtactatggtactattagaacaaataaatgaaGGGACCTCGCGTgtatacagtaaaagctgaatATAGTAAAAACTCGATAAGTGTAACTATTACGGGTCCGCTCCGCAACTCTTATGGGATAGGAGAATCGTTTCTCGAATTTGATCAGTTTGCCGACACCgtcgaacgtagaaagagtcagtagctaaaaacgaaagagggactgagaccggaatttattgccttcgtttaaatgttccgtgtcagtgtgaccatactaatgcacagaataaaattttttattttatattttttgttaataaaaatttcactatcatgtgggggagattttcctgattaaaatgaagctaaacacgaTATAAAATGGTCAACATTTAGTGGTATAATATTGAGTTAAATGTTGTACTTGcgagtctttctctctttctttatccttcttgtgctattcttttctatgttcggaaacatcaaagaacgacggattcgaGTTACTGGTACATTTATGGAATAGGAGGTAGCTAATTCTCAAACGGGACGCTTCCACTGTTCCATAAATGATCACAAACGGCAACACTTATAAGATAGGAGGTTTCGTTAGCTACCTCTATCCCATAAATGTACTACCGCTGACCTTGCAAGGATACGAGCGAACTTTTTGGAGCTGCCATTAATACCTATTTCGATTCCCTAAAGGAAGCCGCTACGTCTTCAATTACACTTCGACTCGCTGGTCgaagggggatccccctagtggtggggataaaaatgtatcatttatgAAATAGAATCAAGTGAgcatttatcgagttttcactgtatatgcaacagagattgggacccagacgttgcatatatccagccgaggtgtcgaatcttggattacacgcgacgaccagccaagcgtgaacgtagaaagggacagacagtggaggagagaaagaggtccaacgatcaaaggaaagagccgaaactgtatcggtgtgactattattaattcaattataaaacttttttatttttgacttttttttactgaaacttttactagcgcattggtgaaatttttctgattaaaatgatatcaaacacgatatagtttgaatggggcgaggtttgttatggagcgttgtgaaaaatccaggtgGGCGGCAGTCAAAACTTATTGTTAGTGAAAAGGGACAATTTCAACAttcagcatgactgtagtgcgtcttaGTCAGCGTTCgagcgttgttgcctttttccagtgcctttttcgcttgccttcgcagcacacttcgagtgacgtaatcaagctaacgcctgattctggctacgattccaaatcggcagcctttcaACTTatacgccaccttataactactagctgaactaaatttgtcacgtgacttgatctgtattatccagatactggcggaactcgtctgtgggaatgcaatcgcgatttttcatttttcgtccttatatgagaatatttgaggctgggtaaaggctcattcgaaagaggaaggttcagtGCAGCGCGCTCTGATCATCGTTTGAGTCACAAAATTCTTTTAGTGATCTAAAAATACCTTGGATTCTGCAgatgtattttctcgatttttcctctactttggatactcatattattagatattaacaaaatctCGTTGAATCATGGCCAGAGTgcgctgcattgaaccttcctctttcgaatgagccttTACCCAGCTTCAaatattctcatataaggacgacaAATGAAAAATCCAGGACCCCCTTTTAGGCCAATTTTTACCGGTAATGTCActtcgctgcattacccgtgtctatcCCCTTAAGAAATACTAAATTGTATGCAAAAAAACACTTATAAATTTTGGTAAGAAGCTGTTAAAtcttaatgaaatttgaaaaaagtaGTGAAGATGAaagtataaattttataaatatttattgctAACATTCAAAAGATTGTCTTCTATAAAATATCTATCAAATATcctttaacaaaaataatgatatattatttattgagttttatttatcatactttgtttatattttaatgattGTATTTATCagtattttctaaaatttaagaaatgttACTATGAAATGccaatgaaatgaaataaaattctgttATTTTGATTAAACAAATAAGAAATTACCTGATGCAATTTTAACACGTGATTGTAGCCAAAAGATTTGCCGCATATGTCGCAAGTATACGGTTTCTCCCCAGTATGGGTACGCGTATGCACCTTCAGTTGTTTCGAACAAGTAAATCTCTTGCCACAAGCTTTGCAAACATATGGTTTTTCACCAGTATGCGTGCGCATATGAATTACCAACTGACCACTTTGAATAAACGTTTTGGAGCAAACAGTACACTTGTGCGGCCGTTCTCCAGTGTGAATTCGCATATGCCGATGCAGTTTACCACTATGTTCGAATGCACGTTCGCACACATCACATTTGTAAGGCCGTTCTTTTGTATGGATACGACGATGCACACTTAAATTCTCTTTCACAGAAAAAGATTTGCTGCAATATTCGCATTGGTACGGTTTCTCACCGGTGTGCGTACGGTAATGCCTGGTCAATCGCGCGGGTACCGCGAAAGTTTTCCCACAAATATTACATCGATAAGGATCTTCGCCTTCTTTACCATGGGAGCGCAGGTGGCTTTGATATAAACTCTTCTGGTCAAAGATTTTTTGACACAGCAAACACTGGTAAGTCTTATCTTCGACATTTGCCGGTAGAGTTTTGCTACCACACGTTGATGACGTGAATGCACTTAAATCCGGACTGCATACCAGGCTCTTCACCGGATTCACTGGTTCTACGGTTGACACTTCGTTGCAAACCGACATCGTTGTGGCAGTCGAGATACGTTCCATGTGATAGAAACCTACCATTCTTCACTGTGAATTTACGAGtctgaaaaaagaataaaaagaacaaattattccttttatcttaatcaaaatgaataagattttaattaaaactacaaatttattaatatataatttgtaGTTATCATGACAGAATTTCATATTCCAACTTTGACGCGGGAATGCCTAATACCTTATAgtgaaattaaacagaaattCACATAGTTTAACAAatataatgttaaaaatactttacgtcattataaatttgataaaatctaCGACACCCATTATTAACTATTAAAACTAAAATCCgtagtaaattaaatattattactaaaagCATTTTAAAAACTTGAAAgagttaataaaaaagaaatgagcaacgtttattttaaacttttgataattacaaaatgCATAAATCACCTAATTctattaaaatgtataaaattgaaaaagttcGCTATATTGTTTTACCTGTagaataacaataataataatatatttatttatattttgaaagaCTAGTTGCAGTGAGGTAGGATCAACATGAGGTAAATAGGAAGATGCTAGGAACGCTGTGCTACGTGTGAACACAACACTGTATAAACGTGTTGATTGCGCGCCGCTTCGAACATTGGGGTATAATACAGCCTACTCTATCTCCCCCACTACTGGCCCCTCTCCAAGTCCAAAAAACGTCCACGAATCGTATAACACCCTCCTCTGCGTATATATATGTGCGCGCATGCGCTCACGCACGGATCCTGCAACTTCTACCCGTCCCCTATAAACCGTGTATTATCGACGCACCAACTTGCCAGATTTGGAATTTCCTTACGTTTTTGTCACAAATAAGATGAAATACATATCAcccaatatttaaaaataaatatatccgtttttaaataaagattTTAAAGGTATAATGCAACATGGAATTTTCTGTAATTTGATATGTACATTTCGTACATAAAAGTATTTAGATATATGAGAATTTTAACTTTAGTTAAAAGTAAGAATTTTATATCACAAAGAATTTcgatttaacattttattatacatgACAGTTTAGCATTGAGCAGGTTTTGTGTATTTAAACaatgttaaaaaaatgaacatttatttatttattatagcTTAACAATACCGAATTAACTTTCTAAGATATACCTAATGCTATCTTGTAATATTGACTATTCTTTATAAATAtgcacaataaaaaataataataaaaattaaataaatatacaagaTGTGCTAACAAAATTGTATAacctgaaaaatataaatatttaaccaTTTTACTTTTAAGATATATGTAGGCAGTTGAAAATTGGGTATTCGTTGTATGTGCATGCACATCTCAACACGTGTTCTGTATAAGTGCGGGCCTCAGACAACCTGCCGTCAGTTGTCCTCTCAGCCGCCTGCTGTTTGAACACATACGAATACCCAATTTTAAATCGCTTACATCTTTAAAGCGAAATTGCATTTCTTGTTTTGATATGGAAAATTTGCAGTTTTCAAAAAATAGAATGTTTTTGAAAGATTTTACATAACAAGCCTTTTGTAATATTAAGATATAGGACTTGAATGacatttgaatttattaatgctatatgtatattatattatgtttataattataaaaacatttacaATTAATGAAACAAATGGGAAAATGTTGAATGCAAAAGAACGTTTAATACGATAGAGAAGTCATTAAGAAAAGTTAACGTTATTCGCATGCTTTCACGAGGTCATTAATTTAGTATAGGTTAAGGTTGGGTTAAACCTGCACGCGCGCGTTGTCCCTCGGTGAGGCAGTCGTCGTGGTCGGCGGTGGTGCAATACCGCGACGCAAGGCGGTAGAAACCGTCACCGCTGCCTCCACGTGTACTCGtcgcatttttttatagcGATCACCGACCTCGTGCAACTCGTCGCGCAGTAAGGACGTTGAGTTACATCACGGGCTACCACTACGTAGCGTTCTTCTAACAGATTCTGTTGCGatcattctttctctttttccaaaTAAACCTGCTCTCTTTGTCTCCTATTGTTTTCTTAATTTAAAGATATACCGAGAATATGAAAACGTAATCGA
This region of Osmia bicornis bicornis chromosome 5, iOsmBic2.1, whole genome shotgun sequence genomic DNA includes:
- the LOC114881460 gene encoding zinc finger protein 25-like, producing MVGFYHMERISTATTMSVCNEVSTVEPVNPVKSLVCSPDLSAFTSSTCGSKTLPANVEDKTYQCLLCQKIFDQKSLYQSHLRSHGKEGEDPYRCNICGKTFAVPARLTRHYRTHTGEKPYQCEYCSKSFSVKENLSVHRRIHTKERPYKCDVCERAFEHSGKLHRHMRIHTGERPHKCTVCSKTFIQSGQLVIHMRTHTGEKPYVCKACGKRFTCSKQLKVHTRTHTGEKPYTCDICGKSFGYNHVLKLHQVAHYGEKVYKCTSCDETFGSKKTVEMHIKTHTELSVNGSPRNSLIEPEIEISQANSANTASDKENQRTEEPSDDIITYDTPQEFPYYIYSREQYSQPLLVPGEDRSFQSTSVAPVEQPHLFLYPEVSPTYAGFGIQTNDFVSDCSSLLNLPGNDARRRVEAALEAVEEERQREYGIRVEREPILTPPSSNPVSPVPSPDPLDLAIPVRETLILPPRKRCKKILESMESERSGLIAAQRQNSVIQFAKAS